From Chitinophagales bacterium, the proteins below share one genomic window:
- a CDS encoding aryl-sulfate sulfotransferase, translating into MQFDTFVFSSLILISFATNAVAQFQYISPVPGSTYHNPETNIILKNGELIERESLHPSLLTVTGSLSGEHSCRIILSSDGRTILIYPLEKFVEGERVEVQVADGFRKLNGSVITGTDFHFDIHPFYSPADRASIRSARDYARKLEWNDAGIDGSVINGGVRDLCSMPAYTITATGNELKQDVFYYNFRGGDGCFGKSIISNTGDSIYSTFDGERGIGFTINKNGYLTYYDYVDSCFDMMDSSYNVVKQYFMGNGYRADEHEFQVYPDGKSLLMCYDTHPNLDLSYLGGLDTVDVIGCVVQQLDADQNVIFEWRTWDHMVYADAIAWAYDDIAQGNPVFDWIHANSMELDTDGNLLLSSRHLCEITKIDFSTGDMMWRMGGDNNQFTFVNDPDPSHFSGQHDFRRLPNGNYTLFNNGNNVTPNVSSAKEYQLDQVNKVATMVWKYKHPMVGTANVFGPAMGSVQRLSNGNTFINWGLLSSNIPQVPRFSEVDSAGNIVWEFNFNSEYYIVYRAHKFDWNRCAPVVDSMIQLDYISADSAVLTWNAPNFNSSYVFQYKLASSASWISIPVVSNSVSLANLQPDSTYAYRVQSICTSVQDSSNYSAIDSFNTLATHVAFGSGQFNTVSIYPNPANSTLNVEFGMPQADQVTLLLSDMLGMMRLVEKVSAQPGMNQLQFNIERLPAGIYMLSIRSACFTYRKQMEIR; encoded by the coding sequence ATGCAATTTGATACGTTTGTTTTTTCATCACTCATATTGATCAGCTTTGCAACAAATGCTGTCGCGCAGTTTCAGTATATATCACCGGTTCCGGGCAGCACATACCATAACCCGGAAACAAATATTATTTTAAAGAATGGAGAGTTGATTGAAAGGGAATCCTTACACCCTTCACTGCTGACAGTCACCGGTTCATTGAGCGGAGAGCATTCCTGCCGAATTATATTGTCATCAGACGGCAGAACCATACTGATCTATCCATTGGAAAAATTTGTGGAAGGAGAGAGGGTAGAAGTGCAGGTAGCTGATGGTTTTCGTAAACTTAATGGTTCGGTTATAACCGGAACAGATTTTCACTTTGATATTCATCCTTTTTATTCACCTGCAGACCGGGCAAGTATCCGGAGCGCCAGGGATTATGCCAGAAAGCTGGAATGGAATGATGCAGGCATTGATGGCAGTGTAATAAACGGGGGTGTAAGAGATTTGTGTTCGATGCCAGCTTATACCATTACTGCAACCGGAAATGAATTGAAACAAGATGTTTTTTATTACAACTTCCGTGGTGGTGACGGTTGCTTTGGCAAATCCATCATAAGCAATACAGGCGATTCGATATACAGCACTTTTGATGGTGAACGCGGAATTGGCTTTACCATTAATAAAAATGGTTATCTCACCTATTATGATTACGTTGACAGTTGTTTCGATATGATGGATTCATCCTACAATGTGGTGAAGCAATATTTCATGGGTAATGGCTATCGGGCCGATGAACATGAGTTCCAGGTTTATCCCGACGGAAAAAGCCTGTTGATGTGTTATGATACGCATCCGAATCTTGATCTGTCTTATTTAGGCGGTCTCGATACGGTGGATGTGATAGGATGTGTTGTTCAGCAACTGGATGCAGATCAGAATGTGATCTTTGAGTGGAGAACATGGGATCACATGGTGTATGCGGATGCAATCGCCTGGGCTTACGATGATATTGCACAGGGTAATCCTGTTTTTGACTGGATTCATGCCAATTCTATGGAACTGGATACTGATGGCAACCTGCTCTTATCATCGCGTCATTTATGCGAGATTACGAAGATTGATTTTTCAACCGGTGATATGATGTGGAGAATGGGTGGTGATAACAATCAGTTTACTTTTGTTAACGACCCTGATCCAAGTCATTTCAGCGGTCAGCATGATTTCAGGCGTTTACCCAACGGAAATTATACACTGTTCAACAATGGCAATAATGTTACGCCGAATGTGTCGAGTGCAAAGGAGTATCAGCTTGACCAGGTTAATAAAGTGGCGACCATGGTTTGGAAGTATAAACATCCGATGGTTGGTACGGCCAATGTTTTTGGTCCGGCAATGGGAAGCGTTCAGCGGTTATCAAATGGTAACACCTTTATTAACTGGGGATTGCTGTCATCCAATATTCCGCAGGTGCCGAGATTTTCGGAAGTAGATTCAGCCGGGAATATTGTATGGGAATTTAATTTTAACAGTGAATATTATATTGTTTACCGGGCGCATAAATTCGACTGGAACCGATGCGCACCAGTGGTTGATTCGATGATTCAGCTGGATTATATCAGTGCCGACTCTGCCGTGTTGACGTGGAATGCACCAAACTTCAATTCTTCGTACGTATTTCAATACAAGCTTGCATCATCAGCCAGCTGGATATCCATCCCTGTAGTAAGCAATAGTGTTTCACTCGCCAACCTGCAGCCCGATTCTACATACGCCTATAGAGTTCAATCTATCTGTACATCCGTTCAAGACTCATCCAATTATTCCGCGATTGATTCCTTCAACACGCTTGCAACCCATGTGGCCTTTGGATCCGGCCAGTTTAATACCGTTTCTATTTATCCTAATCCTGCAAACAGTACATTGAATGTTGAGTTTGGAATGCCGCAAGCTGATCAGGTAACGTTGTTGTTAAGCGATATGCTTGGTATGATGCGGCTAGTGGAAAAGGTCAGTGCTCAGCCCGGTATGAATCAGTTGCAATTTAATATTGAACGATTGCCGGCCGGTATCTACATGTTGAGCATCAGGAGTGCCTGTTTCACTTACAGGAAGCAAATGGAGATCAGGTAA
- a CDS encoding ABC transporter ATP-binding protein/permease, giving the protein MNNLRTLNKYLYKYRIRLVMGIVFIACSNLFGVYAPQAVRHAVDMITSQIAYHHFYTGSGLYRDFMKVFGMSILFFGMVVVVLAILRGIFLFFMRQTIIVMSRLIEYDQKNEIYAHYQQLHLDFYKRNNTGDLMSRITEDVSRVRMYTGPAIMYTINLLVLFVMVIYTMVRVNLELTLFTVAPLPLLGYSIFYVNGMIQRKSEAIQRQLSFLTTISQESFSGIRVIKSYVQEKFMSRYFNAECEHYKTNNLALARIEAIYFPIIFLLVGLSTVLTIFIGGTQVIQGKITSGNIAEFVIYINMLTWPIASVGWVMALVQRAAASQKRIDEFMSVVPAIKSPAIADAPIGGSVEFRQVSFTYPVTGIKALKGISFVAERGQRIAVIGRTGSGKSTLGQLLVRLYDPDSGSVLLDGQELRSLNLYALRRQIGYVAQDVFLFSDSVINNIGFGLESEAIERDKVVAAAMNAAVHNDILQLPEQYETIVGERGVTLSGGQKQRISIARALIKDTGIVVFDDCLSAVDAQTEREILGYLDKYLRNRTTIIITHRIFSLFNFDKIIVLDDGTIAEEGNHTTLMERKGIYYELFERQQLEESRVSKTAPA; this is encoded by the coding sequence ATGAATAACTTACGTACACTTAACAAATATTTATACAAATACCGTATAAGGCTGGTAATGGGTATTGTTTTTATAGCCTGTTCCAATCTCTTCGGTGTGTATGCTCCGCAGGCAGTGCGTCATGCTGTGGATATGATTACCAGCCAGATTGCCTATCACCATTTCTATACCGGTTCGGGTTTGTATCGCGATTTTATGAAGGTGTTCGGTATGTCGATTCTGTTTTTTGGAATGGTAGTGGTTGTGCTTGCCATATTGCGCGGGATATTCCTGTTTTTTATGCGGCAGACTATTATCGTTATGTCAAGGCTGATTGAATACGATCAGAAGAATGAAATTTATGCGCATTACCAGCAGCTTCACCTTGATTTTTATAAACGTAACAATACCGGTGACCTCATGTCACGCATTACGGAAGATGTATCCAGGGTGAGAATGTATACCGGTCCGGCCATCATGTATACAATTAACCTGCTCGTGTTATTTGTAATGGTCATTTACACCATGGTGCGGGTTAACCTTGAACTCACCTTATTTACTGTTGCACCATTGCCGCTGCTGGGTTATTCCATCTTTTACGTCAATGGAATGATACAGCGCAAGAGTGAAGCAATTCAGCGGCAGCTTTCTTTCTTAACCACCATTTCACAAGAATCCTTTTCAGGTATCCGGGTAATCAAATCGTATGTGCAGGAGAAGTTCATGAGCCGGTACTTTAATGCAGAATGCGAGCACTATAAAACAAATAACCTGGCGCTTGCCCGTATCGAAGCTATTTACTTTCCCATCATATTTTTACTGGTGGGCCTCAGCACGGTACTGACGATATTTATTGGTGGAACACAGGTTATTCAGGGTAAGATAACGTCCGGTAACATTGCCGAGTTTGTTATATACATCAATATGCTGACCTGGCCGATTGCTTCAGTAGGCTGGGTAATGGCGCTTGTGCAACGCGCTGCCGCTTCACAGAAACGGATTGATGAATTTATGAGTGTTGTTCCCGCCATTAAATCTCCTGCAATAGCAGATGCTCCGATTGGTGGTAGTGTGGAATTCAGGCAAGTGTCATTTACTTATCCTGTTACGGGCATTAAAGCATTAAAGGGAATCTCCTTTGTCGCAGAGAGAGGACAGCGGATTGCAGTGATCGGTCGCACTGGTTCAGGTAAATCCACATTAGGTCAGTTGCTTGTAAGATTGTATGATCCGGATTCGGGATCTGTCTTATTGGATGGTCAGGAATTAAGATCGCTGAACCTGTATGCACTTCGCCGCCAGATCGGTTATGTTGCACAGGATGTATTCCTGTTTTCCGATTCTGTAATAAACAACATTGGCTTTGGCCTCGAATCCGAAGCGATTGAACGTGATAAGGTGGTGGCTGCCGCCATGAATGCGGCAGTACATAACGATATTCTGCAGCTGCCGGAGCAGTATGAGACCATTGTAGGTGAACGCGGTGTCACGCTTTCCGGCGGACAAAAACAGCGCATCTCCATCGCCAGGGCATTGATAAAGGATACTGGTATTGTTGTATTCGACGATTGCCTTTCAGCGGTGGATGCACAGACCGAAAGAGAAATACTGGGGTACCTGGATAAGTATCTCCGAAACCGCACCACCATAATTATCACCCACCGTATTTTTTCGCTCTTTAATTTTGATAAAATTATCGTGCTGGATGATGGTACGATAGCAGAAGAAGGTAATCACACAACGTTGATGGAACGAAAAGGTATCTACTATGAGCTGTTTGAAAGACAGCAACTGGAAGAGAGCAGGGTATCGAAGACAGCACCTGCCTGA
- a CDS encoding DEAD/DEAH box helicase, with product MQSFSDLGLSQPILEAIETMGFITPTPIQEKVIPVLLINSRDMIALAQTGTGKTAAFGLPLIQLINPDLAHTQALVLAPTRELCMQITSDLKSYARRIPDIKIVAVYGGAGIVEQMRTIRNGVQIVVATPGRLIDLIGRNAVNLKTISFVVLDEADEMLNMGFQEDLDEILKATPEEKITWLFSATMPPEIRRISKKYMRNPFEVQIGSANTANENIEHQYYVVHSREKYAALKRIVDFTPDIYGIIFCRTKAETQQIAETLIKDGYNADSLHGDLQQAQRDKVMRAFKSRTVQLLVATDVAARGIDVNDVSHIINLHLPDDMDSYTHRSGRTARAGKTGISMVLIDDRDISKIRQLEKKIQSKFERKKVPTGLQVCEQQLLSLIKRVHGVTVNEKEMSPFMPSVMEEFKDLSKEEVIKRFASIEFNRFLDYYRGARDLNIQERPTSYRDRNFDYAGSGQSGQRMFINLGKMDELTEEKLLSIIRQATQLKGKEIMNLRLKGAYSFFYLDDQYVNAVVHAFKGASYRGRRIRVEVQNENEERREKKPHRKGSSGHKPKERNRY from the coding sequence GGGTTGTCGCAACCAATTCTTGAGGCAATAGAAACCATGGGATTCATCACCCCTACGCCGATTCAGGAAAAAGTTATTCCCGTACTGCTGATTAATAGTCGTGATATGATCGCCCTTGCCCAGACTGGCACAGGCAAAACCGCTGCTTTTGGATTGCCGCTGATACAATTAATCAACCCCGATCTCGCGCATACGCAGGCATTGGTGCTAGCTCCAACGCGCGAATTATGCATGCAGATAACAAGCGACCTCAAGAGTTATGCTCGGCGCATCCCCGATATTAAAATTGTGGCTGTCTATGGCGGCGCCGGAATCGTTGAGCAGATGCGCACTATTCGCAATGGTGTGCAAATAGTGGTGGCTACACCGGGCCGGCTCATAGATCTCATTGGTCGTAATGCCGTTAATCTGAAAACGATCAGCTTCGTGGTACTCGATGAAGCTGATGAAATGCTGAATATGGGCTTCCAGGAAGATCTCGATGAAATCCTGAAAGCCACACCCGAAGAAAAGATCACCTGGCTCTTTTCGGCTACCATGCCGCCTGAAATCCGGCGCATCTCGAAAAAGTATATGCGCAATCCTTTCGAAGTGCAGATCGGCAGCGCTAATACAGCCAACGAAAACATTGAACATCAGTATTACGTCGTACATAGCCGCGAAAAATATGCCGCGCTTAAGCGTATTGTCGACTTTACACCGGATATCTATGGCATTATCTTCTGCCGCACCAAGGCAGAGACACAACAGATCGCGGAGACACTCATCAAGGATGGTTACAATGCTGATTCATTGCATGGTGACTTGCAGCAGGCACAACGTGATAAAGTGATGCGCGCTTTCAAAAGCCGCACTGTACAATTGCTTGTTGCCACTGATGTCGCCGCAAGGGGCATTGATGTAAATGATGTGTCTCACATCATCAATCTGCATCTGCCGGATGATATGGATTCCTATACGCACCGGAGTGGCAGAACTGCGCGGGCAGGTAAGACCGGAATCTCCATGGTGCTCATTGATGACCGCGATATTTCTAAAATCCGGCAACTGGAGAAAAAGATTCAGTCAAAATTTGAACGCAAAAAAGTTCCTACCGGACTCCAGGTCTGCGAACAGCAATTACTTTCTCTTATCAAACGCGTGCATGGTGTAACGGTCAATGAAAAGGAAATGTCGCCTTTCATGCCATCCGTCATGGAAGAATTTAAAGATCTGAGCAAAGAAGAAGTAATCAAGCGCTTTGCTTCTATTGAATTCAACCGCTTCCTCGATTACTACCGCGGTGCCAGGGATCTGAATATACAGGAGCGGCCAACGTCATACCGTGACCGCAATTTTGACTATGCAGGTTCAGGCCAAAGCGGGCAACGCATGTTCATTAACCTTGGTAAAATGGACGAACTTACGGAAGAGAAACTGCTGTCTATTATCAGGCAGGCTACACAGCTGAAAGGCAAGGAAATAATGAACCTGCGGCTGAAGGGTGCGTACTCCTTCTTCTATCTCGATGATCAATACGTGAACGCCGTAGTGCATGCATTTAAGGGAGCTTCCTACCGTGGCAGGCGAATAAGAGTGGAAGTGCAGAATGAAAACGAAGAACGCCGTGAAAAAAAACCACATCGTAAAGGGTCATCCGGCCATAAACCAAAAGAAAGAAACAGGTATTAA
- a CDS encoding PUR family DNA/RNA-binding protein, with protein MEEKKGNFKSDSVYSKKLRAGKRRTYFFDVKSTKANDYFLTITESKKRQDDSYERFKIFLYKEDFNKFLESLTETIDHVKTELMPHYDFDEFAKRQAEYEKNRDANRLDNEGEGEYRDITPVAAATAKDSDEPAAEIIPEPPASMQPPPAASTEHADEDDLKW; from the coding sequence GTGGAGGAAAAAAAAGGGAATTTCAAATCGGATTCTGTTTACTCAAAAAAGCTGAGAGCCGGAAAAAGAAGGACCTATTTCTTTGATGTGAAATCAACGAAAGCGAATGACTATTTTCTGACTATTACTGAAAGTAAGAAGCGCCAGGATGATAGTTATGAGCGTTTTAAAATATTTCTCTACAAGGAGGATTTCAATAAGTTCCTGGAATCACTGACTGAAACCATCGACCATGTAAAAACTGAGTTGATGCCTCACTATGATTTCGACGAGTTTGCCAAGCGTCAGGCAGAGTATGAAAAAAACCGTGATGCCAACCGGTTAGACAATGAAGGTGAGGGTGAATACAGGGATATTACTCCGGTGGCTGCCGCTACAGCTAAGGACAGCGATGAACCTGCTGCAGAAATAATCCCGGAACCTCCTGCTTCTATGCAGCCACCTCCTGCTGCGTCAACTGAGCATGCAGATGAAGATGATCTCAAGTGGTAG
- a CDS encoding SBBP repeat-containing protein, whose amino-acid sequence MKHQFNHLLINEVTSLTGKWCKYYLIVLLIIAATLPGLAQYNVVDWGAYFSDDATGWNFADDELIDDIKVDNGNPENIYVVGRTRSASGSAAPCQGNLLSYGKGDVMLAKYNRCGELLWSRYLGNKKKTDYAYSIALDYDDFGNTFIYVAGEMKTSGTGPEAIVCDDGNIPFRSLPAGTWDGFIAKYNQKGEYQRWTYFGGSDAAGEKVDQILGIAVNNHEVFVVGYTESPDLHKNALFADDTSFEGAGDGFLAGFSADLHSLEYFTYIGGSGKDRCHGITIYQPPGVAMPDIFVDGTTPSSNGIAAGTGFDITLGGDLDGFVGKWQDIDNDGKFTKTWATYIGGGGIERARDMDVDNNGNILLVGQTNSTSLSWAKGYDSIRNGQFDAFVIKLPNAGGDPVWGTYLGGYADEETVGLAWRKGANENHVIVGGITYSSQKETCLPVPNPDNFTVFPLKDPLLKYINGKPGAGYCPGTVGDAFIAELTDKAVGQSLVFSTFIGGSGNEVNGENQLSYNPSFALSKYGELYIAFNSRSIDIAPLLGPSIHKLYGSYHGGIDGVVARLIDSNAFHYHCTSFREIDYPAGSQTGNTNDVVKVYPNPSQNIFNVEYIAESGSEARLAVVNQVGKIVITKSIMLQPGFNSIAIDLTGLMNGIYILQVCLPEKTLQVKLLKQ is encoded by the coding sequence ATGAAACACCAATTCAATCATCTGCTCATCAATGAGGTTACAAGCCTTACTGGAAAATGGTGCAAATACTATTTGATCGTTTTATTGATTATTGCTGCAACCCTACCAGGCCTTGCCCAATACAATGTCGTGGATTGGGGTGCTTATTTCAGCGATGATGCTACAGGATGGAATTTTGCTGATGACGAGCTGATCGATGATATTAAAGTGGATAACGGCAATCCAGAAAACATATATGTGGTAGGAAGAACAAGGTCAGCTTCCGGTTCGGCTGCGCCCTGCCAGGGAAATTTACTCAGTTATGGTAAAGGCGATGTGATGTTGGCTAAATACAACCGTTGCGGCGAGTTGTTATGGTCAAGATACCTTGGCAATAAGAAGAAGACTGATTATGCTTATTCAATTGCCCTCGACTACGACGACTTCGGGAATACATTTATTTATGTGGCAGGTGAGATGAAAACGAGTGGAACGGGCCCCGAAGCCATTGTTTGTGATGATGGCAATATACCCTTCCGTTCGTTGCCTGCCGGAACATGGGACGGCTTCATAGCAAAATATAACCAGAAAGGTGAATATCAGCGATGGACTTATTTCGGAGGCAGTGATGCTGCAGGTGAGAAAGTAGATCAGATTTTAGGAATCGCCGTTAATAATCATGAAGTATTTGTGGTTGGCTATACTGAAAGTCCTGATCTGCATAAAAATGCACTGTTCGCCGACGATACATCCTTTGAAGGCGCGGGCGATGGATTTCTCGCAGGTTTTTCCGCCGATCTTCATTCGCTCGAATATTTCACCTATATCGGTGGAAGCGGCAAAGACCGTTGCCATGGTATCACCATCTACCAGCCTCCCGGTGTTGCCATGCCTGATATATTTGTAGATGGCACAACGCCAAGCTCAAACGGTATTGCAGCCGGAACCGGATTCGACATAACACTTGGTGGTGACCTCGATGGGTTTGTCGGCAAATGGCAGGACATTGACAATGACGGAAAATTTACGAAGACCTGGGCCACCTATATCGGTGGAGGCGGCATTGAACGTGCGCGGGATATGGACGTGGATAATAATGGAAATATCCTGCTTGTCGGACAAACTAACAGCACCAGCCTCTCATGGGCGAAGGGTTACGATTCAATACGCAATGGTCAGTTCGATGCATTTGTAATCAAACTTCCGAATGCAGGAGGCGACCCTGTCTGGGGAACTTATCTGGGTGGATATGCTGATGAAGAAACAGTTGGCCTTGCCTGGAGAAAAGGTGCGAACGAAAATCATGTTATTGTCGGAGGAATTACTTACAGCTCACAGAAAGAAACCTGTCTCCCCGTACCGAATCCGGATAACTTTACGGTCTTTCCGCTGAAGGATCCATTATTAAAATACATCAATGGTAAACCCGGAGCCGGCTATTGCCCCGGAACTGTGGGTGATGCTTTTATTGCAGAATTGACGGACAAGGCAGTTGGCCAGTCATTGGTTTTTTCCACTTTTATTGGCGGTTCAGGCAATGAAGTGAATGGAGAAAATCAACTGAGTTATAATCCTTCCTTTGCACTTTCCAAATATGGAGAGCTATATATAGCATTCAATTCACGAAGTATTGATATTGCTCCGTTGCTGGGACCTTCAATACATAAGCTATATGGAAGTTACCATGGTGGCATTGATGGTGTTGTGGCAAGGCTTATTGACAGCAATGCATTTCACTATCATTGCACGTCTTTCCGGGAAATTGATTATCCGGCCGGAAGCCAAACCGGAAATACCAACGATGTTGTAAAAGTATATCCCAATCCATCTCAAAATATTTTTAATGTTGAATACATTGCAGAAAGCGGCTCAGAGGCACGTCTGGCTGTTGTAAATCAGGTTGGGAAAATCGTAATCACAAAATCAATTATGCTTCAGCCTGGCTTCAATTCAATTGCCATCGACCTGACCGGCCTTATGAATGGCATCTATATCCTGCAGGTCTGCCTTCCTGAAAAGACACTGCAGGTAAAACTATTAAAGCAATAG
- a CDS encoding leucine dehydrogenase, giving the protein MAAATNTSAEISAPFSVFDKMASMDHEQVVFCHDKASGLRSIIAVHNTVLGPALGGTRFWNYANDIDAITDALRLSRGMTYKAAITGLHLGGGKAVIIGDSRKEKSEALFRRYGKFVEGLGGKYITAEDVGTSKEDMEWISRETKYVTGLPEYLGGSGDPSPFTALGVYMGMKAAAKKVYGNDLLHGKKVIVQGIGHVGEHLVNHLEQEGAVISVTDIYADRLAAISKKHKVTVVKPEEVYELDADIYAPCALGATVNDDTIHKLKCSIIAGGANNQLAVEEKHGQVLIDRGILYAPDFVINAGGLINVGMELETYNRERVKTETEKIYQRTLDIFNYAQNKKIPTYKAANEIAEERINSIAHLNARR; this is encoded by the coding sequence ATGGCTGCTGCTACCAACACTTCCGCAGAAATTTCCGCACCGTTTTCTGTATTCGACAAAATGGCTTCAATGGATCATGAACAGGTAGTCTTCTGCCATGATAAAGCATCCGGACTGAGATCAATTATCGCAGTTCATAATACTGTGTTGGGGCCTGCATTGGGTGGCACACGGTTCTGGAACTATGCAAATGATATTGATGCTATAACCGACGCCTTGCGCCTGTCGCGCGGCATGACCTATAAAGCTGCTATTACCGGTCTCCATCTTGGCGGTGGTAAAGCCGTGATTATTGGTGATAGCAGGAAAGAGAAATCCGAAGCACTCTTCCGGCGCTATGGCAAGTTTGTCGAGGGGCTTGGTGGAAAATACATCACCGCAGAGGATGTGGGCACCTCTAAAGAAGATATGGAATGGATATCGCGTGAAACGAAGTATGTAACCGGATTGCCCGAATATCTTGGAGGAAGCGGCGACCCGTCGCCATTCACGGCTTTAGGTGTGTATATGGGCATGAAAGCTGCTGCGAAAAAGGTTTATGGCAATGACTTACTCCACGGAAAGAAAGTGATTGTGCAGGGAATTGGCCATGTCGGCGAACATCTTGTCAATCACCTGGAGCAGGAAGGTGCGGTAATATCCGTAACTGATATCTATGCCGACAGGTTAGCCGCCATCAGTAAAAAGCATAAGGTTACAGTGGTGAAACCTGAAGAGGTATATGAACTGGATGCAGACATTTATGCACCTTGTGCACTTGGTGCCACAGTGAATGATGATACCATACATAAACTGAAATGTTCCATCATTGCCGGCGGTGCCAACAATCAGCTGGCGGTGGAGGAAAAGCATGGCCAGGTACTGATTGACAGGGGTATATTATATGCACCTGATTTTGTAATTAATGCCGGCGGCCTGATAAATGTAGGAATGGAGCTTGAAACGTATAACCGCGAACGGGTAAAAACAGAAACTGAAAAAATTTATCAGCGCACGCTGGACATTTTTAATTACGCCCAAAACAAAAAGATTCCCACCTATAAAGCCGCAAATGAAATTGCGGAAGAACGTATCAACAGTATAGCACACCTGAATGCAAGAAGATAA